Genomic segment of Sander lucioperca isolate FBNREF2018 chromosome 20, SLUC_FBN_1.2, whole genome shotgun sequence:
cgcaaatgcaattaatcgttcagccctaactgatcctctgtatatgggcgcatgctctaccaggtgagctacccaggtgcccacaGTGATGGTTTTTTAAGCTCTACATATCTGGAACCAACTCAGGCCcactgcaactctcagttctttgaaatcaaggctgaagccttttttctttttcatgttgtctctctctttcacctTTTTTATCTTCTCGTGCCTGTGATAACTGTCCGGGCAACTGTGTTTACTAAAAAAGTAAATGTATACTCGCTTCCCTGCCCTTtgagtaggcctgcacgattcggggaaaaaaatatgaatcacgatttttagtttagaattgatatcacgattctctgccacgatttttttctcactaagtgtaatgtttattgcacacttGAACCATGacgaaacaaaacaaattggcagtaccaaacatagaattttttttggcacctacaGCACATTGAGCATCACCACAAGCCCAAACACAGGGGATTCAAtgaataaagtacatactggccattgGTACAGTAGGCTCCCAAAATAGTGACctataacacattgaactaaatatggccctgatacaggctctatctggactaaatatggccctgatacaggctctatctggactaaatatggccctgatacgggctctatctggactaaatatggccctgatacgggctctatctggactaactatggccctgatacgggctcttatctgaactaaatatggccctgatacaggctctatctgaactaaatatggccctgatacacgctctatctgaactaactatggccctgatacaggctctatctgaactaaatatagccctgatacaggctctatctgaactaaatatggccctgatacacgctctatctgaactaaatatggccctgatacaggctctatctgaactaaatatggccctgatacacgctctatctgaactaaatatggccctgatacaggctctatctggactaaatatggccctgatacaggctctatctgaactaaatatggccctgatacaggctctatctaaactaaatatggccctgatacaggctctatctaaactaaatatggccctgatacaggctctatctaaactaaatatggccctgatacaggctctatctggactaaatatggccctgctacaggctctatctgaactaaatatggccctgatacaggctctatctgaactaaatatggccctgctacaggctctatctgaactaaatatggccctgctacaggctctatctgaactaaatatggccctgatacacgctctatctgaactaaatatgaccctgatacgggctctatctgaactaaatatggccctgatacgggctctatctgaactaaatatggccgggatacgggctctatctggactaaatatggccctgatacaggctctatctgaactaaatatggccctgatacaggctctatctggactaaatatggccctgatacaggctctatctgaactaaatatggccctgatacaggctctatctggactaactatggccctgatacaggctccatctgaactaaatatggccctgatacaggctctatctgaactaaatatggccctgatacacgctctatctggactaactatggccctgatacaggctccatctgaactaaatatggccctgatacaggctctatctgaactaaatatggccctgatacaggctctatctgaactaaatatggccctgatacaggctctatctgaactaaatatggccctgatacaggctctatctggactaaatatggccctgatacaggctctatctggactaaatatggccctgatacaggctctatctggactaaatatggccctgatacaggctctatctggactaaatatggccctgatacaggctctatctggactaaatatggccctgatacaggctctatctggactaaatatggccctgatacaggctctatctgaactccttgaacatgtcttaacataattaaataaataaaataaattaattgaaggagaaaaaattgaagtcatttaaaaattaaatcataACAGGGGTGAATTGAGAATGCGAtttttataacgattaatcgtgcaggcctacctTTGAGCcctttgaggcaaatttgtgattttgggCTTTATTTTATAAACCTGACTCTTGTTTCATCCTTTCTTAGTTTCCTCTCCCCTTGtttctttccttcctctcctcttgtttCTTTCCTTCCTCGCCTCCTGTTTCCGTATCTCCTAGTATTCTCTTGTTTCCGTCCGTTCCTCGTCTCCACTCCTCCTTGTTTCACCCTTTCTTATtgtcctcttctcttcttttggTTTCCCTCCTTTTCCTAGTctcctttcctctttttttaatccCTTTCTTGACTCCTGTCATCTTAATTCCTTCTTCTCGTTTCTTTCCTTACTATAGTCTAAACATTTTTCATCGCTTCCTAGTCTCAAGGACAAGAGAAAAGGAGCCTCttgttccctccctccctccctctctccctccctccctcgtcTGTCCAGTAACACCAATAATAATCTGCACCAATGAGAACACATACAGTAGACAGCTTTCAGTTGATTTTTAATAGATTTCACTCCATTGATCTCTGTTTGTAGGCCGACAGTCATGCGATGTGAATATTCAATATTGGATTCAGTGCTGCTTGTTTTGCCTCTCCAGTGAGCGATGAAAGACCTCAGgaacaaaatacaacaacagcAAAGACGGTAATAACCCAAACGCACGTTATCACGATATTCAGCTGATCAGAAAAGGCGCGTTTTATCTACAAGAGGAAGTTTAGTTTGTGTCCTCAGAAGTTTTGTATTCAATATTTCTGAATTCAGAAATTTCCACAAACGATTATGAAGTTTTAGCATCAGATAATGTTGTGAAAAGaatctttttttgttatgaATGCTCGCGTTTCTGTACGACTCAAAATTCATGATTTTTGTTGATGATACATTGATCTGCATTCATACTTGTTCTATCTCGTCATATTTAtgttgttgggtttttttttcacaaaatgtgTGTGCTTTGTTTTGTGAAAAATACTTTCTTTACAGCTTGTTAAGTGCTTATAAAATGTTGACTTGGCTGTTGAGGTGATTGTAAAAGGTTGTGCTGAAATGTTTGAATGAACTGTGGAAAActgaatgcgtcacgtgggcaAAGAAGGTGGATCTACaatcttaaaggtgctctaagcgatgttgggtgacgtcacttcttgttgacgttcgaagtattgtcaaaccaaacggaggctagctcgcccctccctcctcctcatcctcatcccgtcccctccccctcccttccgtgctttcTGAAACAGTCATGAACGCgcattgtggaagtagcctacgtgctaacgctgctgcggtgatggctcaaccagctccttgtcggttattggctggaacgctgtttgttatgtttggtggtgcaggtcggcgcagtttgtttttgttgccgtttgtggagcctgggctgtctacagagaccacgtttttttttttttttttttttacagtgtgttcaggggacaggcagctatctaaaaaatgttgtagcctaaaaaacgcgtgacatcgcttagagcagtggttcccaacctggggtccggggacccctaaggggggcggcaaagatcacagggggggcgcaactCTTTATCTGGTtcgaggttgaggtaaaaaaaacaaacatttgcacatgttaaagaaattatgataatacactacaatatataatgtatacaaaagtctgtataaaaactatatatttttgttctcgcttaaacttgtaggcaggctacttagtaggccagacctccgggacctcttaacctgggaccctgctgtcatcaggtcagctgctagctgctagctccTAGCTgatatcatcctcgtttttcctgccgccacggcatcactattttatgaatgaaacatggcggagaaacgtaaaagtgctgataactcctctgtatcaaaaaagaaagtaagggaaagttacctcaacttcggttttggagggggggctcagcttttcttagacataagtagggggggcgccaaggaaaaaaggttgggaaccactggcttagagcacctttaaaatgaCAGGTGAATCAGTGAGAAAGAACTTTTGAGGGAGTTTGTCTTCAGCTCTAGTGTGATGTTGTTAAAAGGTCAAAGATTGAACAAAATATTGCAATGCTTGTTGAGTACTAAGAGGACTCTACTGACAGAGAGCGAAGAGTCATTTTTCTGGCGTGAACTCCACCGAGCAGCTGAGATTTGCGGCCTCTGCAGCATCCTTGAAAGCAAACAGGAAGTACATGACCTTCCTGACTTTGGCCAGCTCGGCAATCCTCTCGCCGAACTCCTGCATGTCCGCCTCCAGCCACTTGAGCGGCGAATCCTCCGGGTCGTTGGCGTTTCGCCAAAACGTTCCGATCGGCTCGAGTAGCTGGCGGGTCATCAGGTTGGTGAGGTCGGGGGTCCAGTGTTGGGAGATACCGGTGATGGTGACGCGACCGTAGCCCGTGAGGGAGAAGTACCAGCGAGAGAAGTTGAGCTCCTGGGTGGGGAAGTCCAGCCGATACACGGCCTCATGGGAGAGAAGCAGGCGCTCGCCATCCTGGCGCTTCTGCCCTGAGCGCTGCAGAGACGACACGCGGAGACGCATCATCTGCAGAGGAAGTAAAAGAGCacacaggaagagagagatgaaagGTAATCACGATTGGTCGGAGAAGAAGGAGTAGTGTGTGTCAGATTTAATTTGATCCAGCCCACCACATTTTATTCCGTAGTTGTCAGGCCCCCGGGAAGTGCGCCgtgctttgaagcaaattgatcAAAGCAGGCCAAACGGCGAAATTACAGCTCTTGGGCCGTCacgtgatgccctctggcccaaaaagacttttccCTCTAGACTTACATGGCGAAAGAGACATCTG
This window contains:
- the ompa gene encoding olfactory marker protein, producing MDNAKAPGNTIVLAFKEDTALTEMMRLRVSSLQRSGQKRQDGERLLLSHEAVYRLDFPTQELNFSRWYFSLTGYGRVTITGISQHWTPDLTNLMTRQLLEPIGTFWRNANDPEDSPLKWLEADMQEFGERIAELAKVRKVMYFLFAFKDAAEAANLSCSVEFTPEK